Part of the Labilibaculum antarcticum genome, TAAATGTAGATGGATTTTACAGTGAATATAGTCTCACTTCTAAATCTATTATCTCATATCTAAATAAAAAGCTTATGTCAGTAATAGCATTTGCCAAAAACTGGAACGGGAAATTTAAGAATTCCACCTATGAATTGGTATCATATACGAAAAATTTAGCCGATCAATTGAACACAAAGCTTATTGTTGTTTCAATTGGAGAGGTGAATAACGATGATTTAAAAAATTTGGGGAAATATGGAGCTGAGAGAATAATATCAGTTAACGATCCTAAAATGAATATTTTAACAAGTCAAGTTTATGCACAGGTAATTTCTGAAATTGCGAAAATGGAAGGCGCAAGCGCAATTGTTTTGAGCGATAATGAGAGTGGTAAAGCCATTGCTCCAAGACTATCAGTAAAAATGAAAGCGGGAATGGCATCTGCTGTCCTCGAATTGCCAATATCGCTAAATCCATTTGTCGTTAAAAAAAGCACCTTTTCAGGAAAAGCTTTTGGACATGTGCAAATTGATTCCCCTGTAAAGATTATCTCTATTGCTAAGAATTGTTTTGGTCTGGTAGAAAATCAGGTTGATGTGTTGATCGAAGAATTTTCGCCACACTTGGATGCCAGTCTTTTCAAAATTCAGGTTCTTGAGGAAGAAAAGCAAACAAATAAAGTTGACCTTGCTGATGCAGATATTGTTGTGTCAGCAGGTAGAGGAATGAGGAGCCCTGATAATTGGGGTGTTGTAGAAGATTTGGCAGAAGAGTTGGGAGCAGCAACAGCTTGTTCGCGTCCGGTATCTGATGAAGGATGGCGGGGACATGAGGAGCATGTTGGGCAAACAGGAAAAGTAATTGCACCCAATTTATACTTCGCTGCCGGTATTTCCGGAGCCATACAGCACGTTGCTGGTATTAGCAGGAGCAAATGTATAGTTGCCATCAATACGGATCCTGAAGCGCCTATTTTCGGTGTTGCAGATTATGGGATCATTGGTGACGTTATGGAAGTATTGCCAAAATTGACAGAAGCAATTCGGAATTCAAAATAATAATAAGCCTGTGAAAGAGGGCTAAAAGTTTGTTACTAATCTCATTAATTACTGAATCATGATAAAACAAATCCTCTTCATCATCACATTATTGATCACATTTGGTGTGTTTGCCTATTCGGTAAAGCGTTTGTGGGGATTCTTTAGCTTGACAAAGCCCGCATATCCAATTAAAAATATTGGAGCGAGAATTTCCCATACTTTGAATGTGGCTTTCGGGCAAACCAAAATATTTCGAAAACCAGTAATTGGGCTGATGCACGCATTGGTATTCTGGGGGTTTTTAGTGATAACTCTGGGTAGTATTGAGATGGTTGTGGATGGTGTTAGTGGATTGGATAGGGCTTTTGCCTCTACAGGATGGTTCTACGATGTCGTTATTGCCTCTGGAGATGTATTTGCTTTGTTGATTATCGTTTTTATCAAGCTTTTTATTCTTCGTAGAATGTTCTTAAAGATAAAACGTTTTACAGGAGTGGAAATGACAGCAAAAGCCAATTGGGATGCTCTTTTATCTCTTTATTTTATTGGATTTTTAATGGTTTCCCTGATTTGTTTCAATATGGGATACATTAGTAGTCACCCAAATGGCTACGAAGGAGTTTATCCCGTTTCTGCCACTTTGGTTAATTTATTTGGATGGGACTTTAGCTTGCTTCAAGAGCCGGGTTGGTGGGTGCATCTTTTATTGATATTCACATTCGCTAATTACTTGCCTTATTCGAAGCATTTTCATGTTTTTCTATCCATTCCGAATGTGTTTCTGGCGAATTTGGAACCGATTACTAAGTATCCAAATTTAGAAAGTATTACCCGTGAAGTTAAGCTAATGCTCGATCCTGAAGCAGCTTATGATGAGAGCGCAGAGGTTGCCCGTTTTGGAGTGAAAGACATTGAAGATGTTAGCTGGAAGAATTATATGGATTCCTTATCCTGCACACAGTGTGGCCGATGTACGGATGTTTGCCCGGCTAATATCACAGGAAAGCTTTTGTCTCCAAGGAAAATATTTGTTGATCTGCGAAAGCGGATGGATGAGAAAGGACCATTGGCATTAGCAGGCAAGCAGGATAATAAATCACTCTTACGCGATTATATTTCTGAAGAAGAGATTTGGGCTTGCACAACTTGCAATGCCTGTGCTCAGGAATGTCCGATAGATATTAGTCATCCTAACTTAATCATGGATATGAGAAGGTATTTGGTGATGGAGGAATCGGCTGCACCAGCTGGATTAAATGTCATGTTTGCAAACATTGAAAACAATGGTGCTCCCTGGCAATTCTCTCCTGAAGATAGAATGAAATGGGCTGATTAGTTTGTTTAATTATCTGTAGTGGAGTTGG contains:
- a CDS encoding electron transfer flavoprotein subunit alpha/FixB family protein translates to MSVIAFAKNWNGKFKNSTYELVSYTKNLADQLNTKLIVVSIGEVNNDDLKNLGKYGAERIISVNDPKMNILTSQVYAQVISEIAKMEGASAIVLSDNESGKAIAPRLSVKMKAGMASAVLELPISLNPFVVKKSTFSGKAFGHVQIDSPVKIISIAKNCFGLVENQVDVLIEEFSPHLDASLFKIQVLEEEKQTNKVDLADADIVVSAGRGMRSPDNWGVVEDLAEELGAATACSRPVSDEGWRGHEEHVGQTGKVIAPNLYFAAGISGAIQHVAGISRSKCIVAINTDPEAPIFGVADYGIIGDVMEVLPKLTEAIRNSK
- a CDS encoding 4Fe-4S dicluster domain-containing protein; amino-acid sequence: MIKQILFIITLLITFGVFAYSVKRLWGFFSLTKPAYPIKNIGARISHTLNVAFGQTKIFRKPVIGLMHALVFWGFLVITLGSIEMVVDGVSGLDRAFASTGWFYDVVIASGDVFALLIIVFIKLFILRRMFLKIKRFTGVEMTAKANWDALLSLYFIGFLMVSLICFNMGYISSHPNGYEGVYPVSATLVNLFGWDFSLLQEPGWWVHLLLIFTFANYLPYSKHFHVFLSIPNVFLANLEPITKYPNLESITREVKLMLDPEAAYDESAEVARFGVKDIEDVSWKNYMDSLSCTQCGRCTDVCPANITGKLLSPRKIFVDLRKRMDEKGPLALAGKQDNKSLLRDYISEEEIWACTTCNACAQECPIDISHPNLIMDMRRYLVMEESAAPAGLNVMFANIENNGAPWQFSPEDRMKWAD